The window TcaagaggaaagaaaagacaagaaaaacaacaaacacacatcagtaACAATACAAATAAACGCCAAACTAAACAAATGTGCTAACAGCACACAGGATGCCTGTTTACTTTGTGTATtatcagtgttttttctttactaCGGAATGTGTTTAACcattaggcttttatttttatatgatcTATAAAGCCTTATTAGTTTTACTGATTacaatatcaataaaaaatacatttacctTGTTTCACAAAAATTAAGATTCAGGCAATtagaaataacaaaataagttcaaagcatattttcattttgttctaaaactgCAACGATTATCACAGCTTACACAAATATTGGATTTTACCTTTTTCCTGCTGTCGATGGCCTGCTGCAGCCAGACCAGCTCCATGGTCAACGTGTTTCTATGGAGACGCAGGGCCTGGGGGGTACGAGGCACCTCCTCTGCCAGGCAGTAGTGCTGAGAACCTGAAGGTGCAAATTTCAAATGTGTTCGTTTTGATTACAACtgggtttgaaaaaataaaaaagatcaatAGAAGCGATTAGAGTTTCTTTCCTCTAAATAACTTCTtattttttcaggttttctgtTAGTTATAAATGTAAGAATTCATAATTATATTAACGAAAGTTCAGTCCTTGTTCAGTTTTGCAAGGGAAATTTGAAAGAataatatgtatttattcaaactgtGTGAATAGGAGTTTGtgaaataaaatcacaagagttttggggtttttggcATCGATACCCAGCCTATCATAAACATCTTTAgtctaaagaaaaacacagacacaatcTAATAAGCAGAGGGTCTGTAGGGTAGTACTATTAGTATTCCTTTACTTCTTGATATATTTAAgcaatatttttaacttttagctTTCCAACCTATTTCTTTATAGTCAACTACAATACATAGGAATTTAACTTCATCTACTCTTCTTACCAGTGTCCTAACTCACCATTTTCCCCTCAGCATTGATCTTTGGATAATCAAAATCTCTACATTTGGTTttgtctagatcaggggtctgcaacctttaatactaaaaaagccatttttgcAGGTTTAAATCCAGCAAGAGCGGCAACATCTCACCTCAGTGTTTAGAAATATTCACTGCCTTTATATTTTTGTGGCCactcatttataaaatgtagtgtataaatatttacaattatgCAATGATACCAGTTTTTTACTTGTATTATATTACTTTTGACAGTGACATAAatgagttcctttcaaaatgaaatccaTTCTGTGTCAAAGAAGATCTTTGTGCTGCTGCACATTTACTTTAGGAACGTTgcctctgaacagcaactagacATAAAATTAGAATGTGAGCTTTAAATTCAACCTAACAATAAAGTACTCTGAGAATGGATCAAactttttaccatcattttatctaacgtgtgtgtgcatgtgtgatttactgtaatgtcagcagtggttaaaaaaaaaaggcagttaaaTGTAACTAATGTAAAATAacctcagtttaaaaataaatgctctAATAaagggatgaaagagccacatgtggatCCGGATCCTCCGGTGTGCAGACCCTGGTCTAGATTTATGGataatttgttttaattgcaccacagtttcagttttaaaagtttggCTGTGACCACATCTAACTGATTTCTGACCGATCTTTATTGCAGATTAGCAATAAGGACCTCAAATATTTACCGTAAGCTGTTACTATAATAATGTGTTCACCTTTATTAGGGTAACTGTTCAAATCTATCTCCAAACTGCCCCAGATGGAGGAGGACCGCCTTGTGCTttccatcacctcctcatctgCGTCTCCAACAAACTTCTGCTGTTGGTCTTCCTCTGCAGCAGATCTTCTGGGTAAACATCGATGGGATCCATCTCTCTCAGCCTCTTTCCTCTCTAGCAGGACACAAAGCTCCTTTCTTTCCTCTGACAGGGCTGGTGACCTCTGTGGATCTCCGACACGTAGACCAGATTCTGACCTCTTGCTAAAAGAAACGCCAGGCTGGTGTGGGCTGAGCTGAAAAAGTACAACCATGACTACAGAAGAAGGTTGTACAACAAATGATTACATATGCTGGAGCTTACGTTATCTATGAAGTATGGGATGGAGACAGTCGCATTAGTCCACCTTAAATGGGCCAAGCTTCCGTCAATTTCCTTCACAATTTCTTCAAAGTCCACGCTTGCGCGCCGGACCTCCTCCCTTATCAGATATCCACGCACAAGTGCCTGGTATAAGAAAGCGGGTAACCATAGCAACAATATCAAGTTAGGTAGGGCTAATTACTAGCTAGCACCTGTTGACAAATTTAGCAAGCTACTAGAACAGAActtatttacctttttattattattacgtaAAGCCTAAAATCCAGAGACTATAATTACCTGAAAACGGGTAACTATCACTTCCAATTCATTTCCGTGCATCGCTGTTACTAAACAACTCCCGTTTCAACGATGAGCGGGAATTgaacttaaacttttttttttacttccggTGTCAAACGCAGAAATTAAAAGCATATCGTGCCTAACTTGAACAAGTACGTAGGAAGTGTCAAATTCTTTTCTTCATtaaactgaagaaagaaaaaaagctaaatacaAATGCCAAAAATAGGATATATAACGACTCAATTTGTCTATAAATATTTTTGGCGTTCTAAGTTATAAAGATAGCAACGTATTTTGAAATACACGTTGCCGGAAGTGACCTTGTATTTATGTTTGCAATGTCGCTGCTATATCCATGCTGCTTTTCCCTTAAAGTTTTGTGCCGCAGCTGATGAAAATGAGTGGTGGTACAAATCAGAGAACTTTGTTTCAGACTTGGGGGGCCTCTGTGTCTCAAAACAAAACGATTCAACCCCCCCAAAATGGCAAAAAGGCTTCTGAAGTGTCGAGACCAAGACCACCTTCAAGTAAAACCGCTAAGGTAGCTACAACTCCGCGAGCATCTTTATGGACGGAATTCGGTCACACGTCAGAGAATTCAGGCAAGACGGAGGACATCTtacaggaaaatgaagatgacgACGATGAGTTGATGGTCGTCGCTGTCTATGAAGCTGAAAAGAGTTTGCAACTTGGTAACCGCCTTGAAGTTGACAGCTGCGTCGCAGTGGATGATGAGGCCACACTGCCTCCTCCATCTTCAGCCACACAAACTTATCCAGACTTCCCTGACTTTGACAGTTCCTCCGCTAAGGTATGGATCTATCCCACCAACTATCCCATCAGGAATTACCAGCTGAAGATCTCAGAGGCCGCCCTTTTCCAGAACACACTTGTGTGCCTTCCCACGGGTCTGGGGAAAACCTTTATAGCTTCTGTGGTCATGTACAACTTCTACCGCTGGTATCCATCAGGGAAGATCGTGTTCATGGCTCCAACGAAACCTCTGGTGGCCCAGCAGATCGAAGCCTGCTACAAAGTCATGGGGATCCCTCAGACCCACATGGCTGAGCTGACAGGTAAGGACCCAAAGGTACGATCCGCATTGCGTCCATTCGAAACACCAACGTCTGCCTTTTCCCACAGGAAGCACAGCTGCAAAGCAGAGGCAGGATGTGTGGAGGTCCAAGCGCGTCTTCTTCCTCACCCCGCAGGTCATGGTGAACGATCTGTCCAGAGACACCTGCCCAGCCAAGCAGGTCAAGTGTGTGGTGATCGACGAAGCTCACAAGGCTCTGGGAAATCACGCTTACTGTCAAGTACGGGATTTTTCACTCCAAAATGTTATTTGAACAATGCATCTTTTTAGATACTCTGCCAGAAAGCTTATTAACGCTTTTTTAGTTtacttcagaaaataaaaatcacaggaGGAAATATTTTTGAAGTTTCAAGTTGCTCCCACTATTCTAAGTTTAGAATTTCCAACAGAAAGTTCtgaatgttgtttaaaaaaagaaacttgaggAATATGTTATGTGTGGAGGCAGGAGATAAAGGCCATCTAGGATTgtctctctttttaaaaaaaatcttttttgtctgtAAGATTTGATATAAGGgcagaaataaaataacaattttgaTTCTTCTCACTGCTACTTATGCTGTCttgaatgttattttttgtggttttcttcATGAAAGGtgcaaataaacataacagattgaaaaataaaattgatttaagtGATCAAGATTTCATAGCTATTGCTTGTTTTCTGGTTTAATGAAATAATTAACACGCTGATAGGAAAATACTTCCAACCATGCAAATGTGGTGATGAAGCCTGTCTAACTTGTCTTCCAACCAAGGTTATTAGACAGCTCAGCAGTCAGACTCTACAGTTCCGTGTTTTGGCTCTCAGTGCCACTCCAGGAGGAGATGCAAAGGTGAGAAGGCAAAATTTTTACCTCACGACTTTgtgacagaaacacaaacccaCTGTGCAGTTGTTCTTAGATGTCATCTCCTCTATGGTTTCCACTCAGTCAGTCCAGGCTGTGATCTCCAACTTGCTCATCTCTCACATTGAACTGCGATCAGAAGAAAGTCTGGACATTCAGGCTCATTCGCACCAGCGTAGTGTCGACAAAGTGGTGGTTCCTCTTGGGGAGGCCCTTTCTGCTTACCAGACTCGATACCTAGAGGTAAACATTTTCACGTTCTTTAAATCTCCTGCTTTCTAAAGCaggtctctgatttttttttaaatcaaattattccTACTTTTATCTTCTTTGATgcaataggttttttttttttagcatgccATAAATGTACAAATTTACGCCTAAAAAATTGTTGATTTGccgttttaaaatgtattttgaaacattttcatccattttagggccattttaaaaagggattaaatatttttatgaaattttTACAACATCCATCCACTTTCTGTACTTAGTTAAGAAAACTTAAATTTTATTCTAGGAGTTTGGAATAAAATGTCATCTTTTTCTTACATCTTTCATCTGTAGAAAAGGTTACTAGTAGGTTTGATACTTTGCTGCCACCCTGTGGCCACATTTAGTatcgttttttgtttatcttttcaGCCCCAATCCTCCTCCCaacatcacctttttttttcttctggtttcTTCTGGGTCACCTAATATCCAAAAGATTTATCCTTCCTGAAAGCATCTCACTGCTTTACTCAGTGGTCGGTCTTGTGGTGTCGGTGGACCGAAGGGTTCCAGATTATTAAGAGAACATACCTGCTGTCTGTGTGTAGTGTAGTGGAAACGTGCAGCCACACTTCATCTATGACAGCTGGCTGAACGGCTGGAATGTGACACCTTCGTTGGAAAGTGTATACCTGTTACACTCCTGCTTTTTTATTAGTTGAAATtgcttttctttccattttgttgcaaattgagattttattttttttcttaggcGACGCTGTTCCTCCGTCTCTATTCCATTAGAAAAACTTAAGGAAGCTTCTCGTTCAACATTCATcttccaaaaacacaattggatagctgttgttttcatttgtaaacCAGCATTATCGCAGTCATGGAGACAAAGTATAATCATTGTGGAGAAAATCAAAAGATTGAAGCAGTTGAGAGGGGAGGGGCTCACAGTTTAGCCCATTTTATAATAATATATGGAAAGTTTTCATTTCTATCCATaaagtaaacttttatttttctggttcAGACTTTACTAaatggtatttttttgtttgctttgaacatgttcttgtggtatttttctcatgacggaggacgtatattaagaaaattcatctaaaaatcgcatttctgagtgtttgtttattaaatggtagtgaatcaggagcagatgataaaaaagccttttgaaaAAGGCCATATTTGTGGTGTAGAAGACCTTtgacgggccacaagctccctgctgatGCTTCCGCCTGTAGACGACTAAATCCACGTGCGTCTTCCTTTTCCTCGTCCCAATTTTGGCATCTGGATGGAAACTGTagggctggacagctccaaggTTGCTCCCCGTTTTCGTTGCATGTTAGGTTACTGTAAACTAGCAAGAGcgcgtaaacagagagctctcagcaatatGGAAGGGTAAGGGGGCGGGGTGGCTCCACACCAACTACCCCTGACAacttggaggtgaatttctaatcagctacagaaactatgtcctaaaaaactattttggaagaaagaaaaagcataaTTTTTATGTAGGacgacagtttttttaaaattaggacTGAAttagttttagaaaaaattgTCAATTGCAGGTGGTGTTTTCATTCTTGACATTTCTGAAGATAATTTCTAAAGCTTAACTCTTCCCAGCGTGCTCCTCTAATAGCACGGGCcacacctttttttgttttgagtttgtGTCCTCATAGTGTTTCGGTAACACAACACCAGCTCCTGCTGCAAAGGGATTAAGGCGTGCTTCTCAAAATGAGGTTGGGCGTGACGTCTTAAGGTTACCACAGCCGatccttttgaaaatgaagacCAAACCCAGTGCAGTACTTTGGTTTTCATCAGTATAGCCTTCCGCTTCTGAACTTTGCCATGTTGCCTTGAATTTCCAACAAACTCATTGCGGTCAACCTCAGAACAGGGGACAAGcacatttttattgaacaaagAAAACCGCTGTAGCACTCATTTGTTGGACCTACAGTATCACAGTatgacacattaaaaaaaaaaaaaaaactggacaaaCTCAAAGATTTTAGATGAGCGGGTTATTcaagggaaaaaacaacaacacagcttTGAAGAGTTTCCCACAAATATCCACactacttttacttttaaaaataaaacagtttggtgctttttttttgaaccagtcaaaaaaaaaaaaaaaaaaaaaaaaaaaaagactggatgAGGTTTTTAAACCTTCAGCTTCCTCTAAGTTCAGTTTTCTCTTGCACTTTGTATTCAGATACAATTTAATATCCCCTTCCAGGCTTCCGTCTTCTTAAAACCCCTGAAACTTAACATCGGCCAGCAGTGAATTAACCCGTTCTAATCAGAAGCCACGCCTCCAAACTTCCTCTGATATCACCTGTATTATATTGTCTTCAATCAACaggtatttttcttaaaaaatagtCAGAATAAACACACCGTTCTGATTTCTCTCACTGACAACATGAAAAAGCTTCAactaaaacacaactttttatttaaattctacAATCACAGTAAATATCCTCTGTgctctttttatatttcatgATTGCAGTAGTGTTTGCAGTACACCGCTCCCTACTATTTTCAGAACAGCAGGGAAAAAGGAgcataaagaagaagaagttgtAAATAATCTGgctgtgagtctgtgtgaacaCATCTAGAAAGACGAGGAATGCATCACCTTGCACCACAGATGAGAAAATAGATCACTTGTTTTGATTGTCACTCAGCAGTAGAAATCTGAGTTAGCAGTTTTTGGTTCGTAGAAATGTGATGCACCACCGCTTTACATTCATTTATGAACCCATGAAGGCGCTACCTTCAGagttcaacccccccccctccccgttgTTGAGCTTATATTGTGTCTAAAGACACGGGTTTTTTCCTGGTCTGGGTGATTTCTCTTTGACGAAGAAGAATTGTACACATCTGCTTGGTCTAACCACCATAATGAGCAACAGGACGCCCCGACACCAGGTTAGCTTAGCGGCCCAGATGCTGCCGCTGTTGGTCACCACTGATGGATATTGCACTTACACCTACAACAGTATGCAGTATGATGGACATTGTACATGTAAATGTTGGAACACGCAGATAAAGTATGAAGCAAAATGCATGGCTGAAATCGCCGCAGCAAGCGACATCGTGATGGCGTCACGCACTACACATCGCGCACCGAGGAGACCGGGAGCCCAGTTTTGGCTGCATGTCCACTGAGAGGTCGTTTCGTCATAGATGGACCAGTTATTGAGACACTGCTGATCGTGTTCAGAGTGCTAACAGCTACAACAATCACATGTTTTCACTACAGGGTGCtggtttttagccaaatcaaAGCAATAGTGCAGTACTTCACATTTGTGTTCATGA is drawn from Oryzias latipes chromosome 22, ASM223467v1 and contains these coding sequences:
- the iqcc gene encoding IQ domain-containing protein C, coding for MHGNELEVIVTRFQALVRGYLIREEVRRASVDFEEIVKEIDGSLAHLRWTNATVSIPYFIDNLSPHQPGVSFSKRSESGLRVGDPQRSPALSEERKELCVLLERKEAERDGSHRCLPRRSAAEEDQQQKFVGDADEEVMESTRRSSSIWGSLEIDLNSYPNKGSQHYCLAEEVPRTPQALRLHRNTLTMELVWLQQAIDSRKKYLSLKDRLTQT